One region of Hydrogenobaculum sp. Y04AAS1 genomic DNA includes:
- a CDS encoding DUF2250 domain-containing protein, with protein sequence MKFVFEGHEYELSDLELKILKYHKTMGPDYSKLISHRFHISLQEAFDIHKKLLDMGLLQKVTAPIINYHSKDKRLKSLKHRNHTYYDLSRTGKLLLREYERQVKEIELELEFPYKR encoded by the coding sequence ATGAAATTTGTGTTTGAAGGGCATGAGTACGAACTATCGGACTTAGAGCTAAAAATCCTAAAATACCACAAAACAATGGGACCAGATTACTCAAAGCTCATCTCCCATAGATTTCATATAAGCCTTCAAGAGGCTTTTGATATACATAAAAAACTTTTAGATATGGGGCTGCTCCAAAAAGTGACAGCCCCCATTATAAACTACCATTCAAAAGATAAAAGATTAAAATCTCTAAAACATAGAAACCATACATACTACGATTTATCAAGAACTGGCAAACTCTTACTAAGAGAGTATGAAAGACAAGTAAAAGAAATAGAATTAGAACTAGAGTTTCCTTACAAAAGATGA
- a CDS encoding EVE domain-containing protein, protein MKYFLLKTEPSSYSYDMLEKEGKTVWDGVKNPLAQKFIKSAKPEDMAYIYHTGDEKAIVGLAKIVSSPYQDSSGLFVFDIVPIRRLKRKISLSEIKSIEAFKDFYLVKMPRLSVMEVPEHLVKVIENLEQSL, encoded by the coding sequence ATGAAATATTTTCTTTTAAAAACAGAACCAAGCTCTTATTCTTACGATATGCTTGAAAAAGAAGGTAAAACCGTTTGGGACGGGGTTAAAAATCCCTTAGCTCAAAAGTTTATTAAAAGCGCAAAACCAGAAGATATGGCATACATATATCACACAGGTGATGAAAAGGCTATTGTAGGTTTGGCAAAGATAGTATCTTCACCCTATCAAGATTCTTCTGGTTTGTTTGTTTTTGATATAGTACCCATAAGAAGATTAAAAAGAAAGATAAGCCTTTCAGAGATAAAATCCATAGAGGCTTTTAAAGATTTTTATTTGGTTAAGATGCCAAGGCTTTCTGTGATGGAAGTGCCTGAGCATCTTGTAAAAGTTATTGAAAATTTAGAGCAATCGTTATGA
- a CDS encoding DUF996 domain-containing protein: protein MSTMTKEIDISSAKKLGIMGSLFLCLFFIPFLGVFAFFAGMSLILMAFNRFSKVFDNDKLFSKFLQAFVPSIILGFAVLIFELMFGFGFVLSKVYKTGFNEGAFFFLVSLMIFVGVYLVGMFISYNYKKAFHELSKATNHKLFETVGKLMFFGSTLVIFFVGILIVYISYILLLIAFIKLPNKLNHLL, encoded by the coding sequence ATGAGTACTATGACTAAAGAGATAGATATTTCCTCTGCTAAAAAGCTTGGTATAATGGGCAGTTTGTTTCTTTGTCTTTTTTTTATACCTTTTTTGGGTGTGTTTGCTTTTTTTGCTGGGATGTCTTTGATTTTGATGGCTTTCAATAGATTTAGTAAGGTCTTTGACAACGATAAGTTATTTAGTAAATTCTTACAAGCTTTTGTGCCGAGTATAATACTTGGTTTTGCGGTGCTCATCTTTGAGCTTATGTTTGGTTTTGGATTTGTTTTATCAAAAGTTTATAAAACAGGTTTTAACGAAGGGGCGTTTTTCTTTTTGGTTAGTCTTATGATTTTTGTAGGGGTTTATCTGGTTGGCATGTTTATATCTTACAATTATAAAAAGGCTTTTCATGAGCTTTCAAAAGCCACAAACCACAAGCTTTTTGAAACTGTTGGAAAGTTGATGTTTTTTGGTTCTACGCTGGTAATATTCTTTGTGGGTATACTTATAGTCTATATCTCTTATATATTGCTTTTGATAGCTTTTATAAAACTACCAAACAAACTCAATCATCTTTTGTAA